The Paenibacillus polymyxa M1 DNA segment CGCTGTTGGTTGGGCTGCTTGTTCGTTTGCTACTTGATCAAGTACCTGCTTGTCGGTTTTGGCGCTAGAAGCTGCTTTGTCATCACTTTTAGCTGTCGTGTCTGTCTTAGCTGTAGTTGTGTTTTGATCGGATGCAGTCGATTCAGTAGCAGGGGCCGCGGCTGTGTCTTTATCACCTTTTGATGGTTCTGTTGCTGGATCAGTTGTAGAAGCTGTGTCCTTTGTGGAAGTCTCTGCCGTTCCGTTAGTTACTTCTCCATTGGTTACCACTTCATTTACTTTCAGCTCGTTCATTTGTTCTTCTGCCTTTGTCGTTGCTTCCTGTGCAGCATCCTGTTTAACCTTGCTCACCTGCTCGCTGTCCGCTACTGGCGGATTCGCCGGACTTGAGTCCTCCGTAAACAAATAATATGCAGACAGTACCACCATTAAACTCAGCATGGACACCAGCCAAACGGTTTGTCTTTTATTATTCATGTTCTGTCCTCCATATTCATAAGTGGTTTGCAATATTAACTTCTTTGTTCTTCAATTCCATATTATCCCTGCTTACGCGGAACGACTGATATTTTGTATGAAGGTACGTTCAGTCCCTTCTGCACAGCATCTACAATGAGTTGCTTCACGGTAGGGTTTTCTGCCCCCATAGCCACCACAAGCACTCCCCTTACCTGTGGTTTTACTTTTTTGGTAACAATCGGAGTGTGCTGACCGCCCGATGATTCATAGGTGACAATCTCACCATCGCGTGTATATTGAGTAGTATGCCTTTGTCCACCATTGGCGTCCGTCTCGTTATTTTCTTCCTGCATGTCCTTCACATTCCGTTGAACGATCACTTCTTCGGTAGAGTCT contains these protein-coding regions:
- a CDS encoding SpoIIIAH-like family protein translates to MNNKRQTVWLVSMLSLMVVLSAYYLFTEDSSPANPPVADSEQVSKVKQDAAQEATTKAEEQMNELKVNEVVTNGEVTNGTAETSTKDTASTTDPATEPSKGDKDTAAAPATESTASDQNTTTAKTDTTAKSDDKAASSAKTDKQVLDQVANEQAAQPTAAAVIDNYLLERDVENQKKNDELTTAMNDSTPQKAAEAQKELHVLEDKQAKITGIEEELQQQFANAVVREEDADKYKVVVLSEKLDAKQAVTIVDKVMKELNVTQDKISVQYVTQ